From the genome of Kryptolebias marmoratus isolate JLee-2015 linkage group LG19, ASM164957v2, whole genome shotgun sequence, one region includes:
- the LOC108240075 gene encoding potassium channel subfamily K member 2 yields the protein MAAPDLLDPKAAVHNSKPRLSFSTKPVVLNTPDDDECDTRTTVMRWKTVSAIFFLVVLYLIIGATVFRALEQPQETNQKLDILAKKLNFLATHACVNSSELESLVKEVVTAVRGGVNPSGHLSNQTSLWDLSSSFFFAGTVITTIGFGNTSPHTKGGRIFCIIYALLGIPLFGFLLAGVGDQLGTIFGKGIAKVEKMIVKWKVSQTKIRVISTLLFILFGCLIFVALPAVIFKYIEDWSTLESVYFVVITLTTIGFGDFVVGEKSNSTEGRSESLEYYYKPVVLFWILVGLAYFAAVLSMIGDWFRVISKKTKEEVGEFRAHAAEWTANVSAEFKETRRRLSVDIYDRFQRAASIKRKLSSELGINASINQDMTPGKRTLSVNLCEDRETYSNMTLSLSPVPGALTRNGSFCLNGLSPNHADRQEIAIIENLK from the exons A TGGCTGCACCTGACCTCCTTGACCCAAAGGCTGCCGTCCACAACTCCAAGCCCCGCCTGTCGTTTTCCACAAAGCCAGTGGTGCTGAACACTCCCGACGACGATGAGTGCGACACCCGGACTACCGTCATGAGGTGGAAaactgtgtcagccatcttctTCCTGGTGGTGCTGTATCTCATCATCGGCGCAACGGTGTTCAGAGCCCTGGAGCAGCCTCAGGAAACCAACCAGAAACTGGACATTCTGGCtaaaaagctgaactttttggCCACGCACGCCTGCGTGAATTCTTCTGAGCTGGAGAGTCTTGTCAAG GAAGTGGTTACAGCAGTTCGAGGAGGGGTGAATCCGTCAGGACATTTATCCAATCAGACGAGCCTATGGGACCTCagttcctcctttttctttgctGGGACTGTCATCACCACAATAG GGTTTGGGAACACCTCTCCCCACACAAAAGGAGGGCGGATCTTCTGTATAATCTACGCTCTGCTGGGGATTCCCTTGTTCGGATTCCTGCTGGCTGGCGTCGGGGACCAGTTGGGAACTATTTTTGGGAAGGGCATTGCCAAAGTGGAGAAGATGATTGTG AAGTGGAAAGTCAGCCAGACGAAGATCCGTGTCATCTCGACCCTGCTCTTCATCCTGTTCGGGTGCCTCATCTTCGTGGCCCTGCCGGCTGTCATCTTCAAATACATCGAAGACTGGAGCACACTCGAGTCTGTCTACTTTGTCGTCATCACCCTCACCACCATCGGTTTCGGGGACTTTGTCGTTGGAGAAAAGAGTAACTCGACCGAGG GTAGATCAGAGAGTCTGGAGTACTACTACAAGCCCGTGGTGTTGTTCTGGATCCTGGTTGGCTTGGCGTACTTTGCTGCGGTTCTCAGCATGATCGGAGACTGGTTCCGAGTCATCTCcaagaaaactaaagaagaG gtcgGTGAGTTTCGTGCGCACGCAGCCGAGTGGACAGCAAACGTATCGGCGGAGTTCAAAGAGACCCGCAGAAGGCTCAGCGTCGACATCTACGACAGGTTCCAGCGGGCTGCGTCCATCAAGCGCAAGCTGTCATCTGAGCTGGGAATTAACGCGTCCATCAACCAGGATATGACCCCTGGGAAGAGGACGCTGTCAGTCAACCTGTGCGAGGACAGAGAGACTTACTCCAACATGACGCTCTCTCTCAGCCCCGTCCCAGGGGCTCTGACCAGGAACGGCAGCTTCTGTCTGAACGGCCTGAGCCCCAACCACGCCGACAGGCAGGAGATAGCCATCATCGAAAACCTCAAATGA